The following are encoded in a window of Cydia splendana chromosome 6, ilCydSple1.2, whole genome shotgun sequence genomic DNA:
- the LOC134791852 gene encoding putative ATP synthase subunit f, mitochondrial, with amino-acid sequence MGFGDYPKEYNPAVHGPYDPARFYGKPDTPFSQLKLSEIGAWLGRRNKTPSAFMGACSRAWWSWQHKYMQPKRMTAAPFFQLVVANMIFFYTINYGKMKHHRNYKYH; translated from the exons atggGTTTCGGCGACTATCCTAAAGAATATAACCCGGCTGTGCACGGGCCTTACGACCCTGCCCGTTTCTACGGAAAGC cTGACACTCCGTTCAGCCAGCTGAAACTGAGCGAAATCGGTGCATGGCTGGGTCGCAGGAACAAGACTCCCTCGGCCTTCATGGGCGCTTGCAGCCGAG CCTGGTGGAGCTGGCAGCACAAGTACATGCAGCCTAAGAGGATGACCGCCGCGCCCTTCTTCCAGCTGGTGGTGGCCAACATGATCTTCTTCTACACTATCAACTACGGAAAGATGA AGCACCACAGGAACTACAAGTACCACTAA